The following are encoded together in the Bos indicus isolate NIAB-ARS_2022 breed Sahiwal x Tharparkar chromosome 29, NIAB-ARS_B.indTharparkar_mat_pri_1.0, whole genome shotgun sequence genome:
- the LOC109553966 gene encoding mas-related G-protein coupled receptor member D-like: protein MENTLNSSGSRSSSPGPTPAPPDTVREVLDALVVFTCVGGIVGNGLVVWLLGFQRRRGPLGIYLLHLAVADLLFLLCSATLTVLSASSWGIHMHRLGPRAVRSAGYLAYTVSLSLLTAASAQSCLPGLFPTWYRGRWHRRLSAAVCAVFWLLAVLFIVPAWYFHDEAEHPHSWLGSKAETVLHFFTLVSFTPIMALSGMALCIQVQRSSPPWQRPLTRLYVAVLLCVFVFLACALPLGISGFLLYWLDLPQSAKTLFGHFTCFSLSVSSSTKPMIYILVGSGGRLSLREPLGAVLSRVLQEEPELEEREMPSTDPSDEGKLPKRKA, encoded by the exons ATGGAGAACACTCTCAACAGCAGCGGCTCCAGGAGCAGCAGTCCAGGCCCCACCCCGGCGCCCCCCGACACAGTACGGGAGGTGCTGGACGCGCTGGTCGTGTTCACCTGCGTGGGCGGCATCGTGGGCAACGGCCTGGTGGTCTGGCTGCTGGGCTTCCAGCGGCGGAGGGGCCCACTGGGCATCTACCTGCTCCACCTGGCCGTGGCtgacctcctcttcctcctctgctcGGCCACGCTGACCGTCCTGAGCGCCAGCTCCTGGGGGATCCACATGCACCGCCTGGGCCCCCGGGCGGTGAGGAGCGCCGGGTACCTGGCCTACACCGTGAGCCTGAGCCTGCTGACAGCCGCCAGTGCCCAGTCCTGCCTCCCCGGCCTCTTCCCCACCTGGTACCGGGGCCGCTGGCACCGGCGCCTGTCAGCTGCGGTGTGCGCCGTGTTCTGGCTGCTGGCCGTCCTGTTCATCGTGCCGGCCTGGTACTTCCATGACGAGGCTGAGCATCCCCACTCGTGGCTGGGGTCCAAGGCGGAGACCGTCTTGCACTTCTTCACCCTGGTCAGCTTCACACCCATCATGGCCCTGTCCGGCATGGCCCTCTGCATCCAGGTGCAGAGGAGCTCGCCCCCGTGGCAGCGGCCGCTCACGCGCCTCTACGTGGCCGTCCTGCTCTGCGTCTTCGTGTTCCTCGCCTGCGCCCTGCCCCTCGGCATCTCTGGGTTCCTGCTCTACTGGCTGGACCTGCCCCAGAGCGCGAAGACTCTCTTCGGCCATTTCACCTGCTTCTCTCTGTCCGTGAGCAGCAGCACCAAACCGATGATCTATATCCTGGTGGGCAGTGGGGGCCGCTTGAGCCTGAGGGAGCCCCTGGGAGCCGTGCTCAGCAGGGTGCTGCAGGAGGAGCCTGAGCTGGAGGAGCGGGAGATGCCCTCCACTGACCCCAGTGACGAG GGTAAACTCCCGAAGAGGAAGGCCTGA